AAAGGTGCACTGAGTCCCATAGCCAATTAGGGTCTCAAAAATTTGCGTTAGTTGATTAGCTAATTAGGGTCTATAATTCAAAAATCTATGATTTTAAAATTTGCCCTGTAAAAACGGATGGATGGAAACCAAGGGGTTGATGGGTTCGGAGTGGGCGCAGGATACAATGGCATGGCCTGGCAGTGACATGCGCCTTCGAGCGATGAAGATGGAGTTTGTCTGGCTCTCCGAGTACCTAGGTGTAATATTTCTTATTACCTAGGGTGCTTTATATTATATTGTTAAAAAACTTTGATGTAAATTCAAGCCATTATTCGTTCGGAGCGGGAAAAGGGGAGAAGGCCTGCACAGCACAGCCGATCGATACGTGATATCTGGAAAAGAGTAGGCACGCACAGGCACAGCGGCCGTACGCAGCACCGAAGGAACGGATGCACCAAACATCCATCAGTGGTCGCTGTCGACGTGTGGCCATGCAGCGCACGCAGGAGCGTACGGCGGGGGGCCACGCCCAGCGCGCGTCGACGCACGACAGCCCAGCGAGCGGGCGGAGCGTCCGTCCGTGCGCGCTTTGCGTTGCGTGCGTACGCGAGAAAGGGACGTGCCGTACCGGCCGACGGAAGGGGCCGGACCCAATTAAACCGACGGTGGCGCCGAAGAGAGGTTGCGGAGGGGGCCGCCGGACCGGACGGATGGATGGTCCACGTTTTAGGCGTGAGCGCGCGGGCGACTCACCGGCGCGGCGACGGACAATGGGTGGGTTGGGTACCGACCGCCAGGGCGTGCGTGCGCACTCCGGGCATCGGCACtcaaggccaactccaccgcacgACCTCAAACGGACGTCCGGTTTGGTCGGATTTTGTCCTTTTGGGGCGTTGATGGGTTCGAGCGTGTCCGATCTTATCCGTTGGGTCGTGCGTGTGCCCACCGCGCGGCCGCACCCCAAATCACGTCCGTGTTGGACATGatttaaaaaacaaaaaaaacgtAAATAAAATGAATAAAAAAGTAAATAAACGCAGTTTAATAAACATAAAACTTAGTTAGGGGGTCACGGCCACAAAACGGCCCAGTTTAGCAGTTCACTTGCCATAATTAacataaataaaaaataaaaacgcCGTCGCGCGCTCCAGCCGCGCCCGTCGATGCCATGGCCCTCGCCGTCTTCAGTGGCCGCCGGTGTCGTCGTTGTCGCTGACGAGGTCGACTTAGGCCGGCGGCGTCCAGAGGTGGGACGGCGGCGCGTGGTACACAGGGGCGACCTGGAAGGCCGAAGGTGCCTGCACCACCTCCTCCCGTGGCGAGGCCTCTCGCTCCGGTGACCGCGGCGGCGTGGGGCACCAGTTCACGCCCCCCACGGCGTCGGCCATCTCCGGCGCGGTGCACGACCAGCTCCATTGCTGGCCCACCAGGCCGGGGTGGAGCGCGGCCACCGGCTCCTCCTCCAtcgcctcctccctcctctcctcctccttgacggccACCATCTCCATCTCGGGGAAGGCGACGTCGCCGGCGGCAGAGAGTGCCAGCGCCTCCTCCAAGCCGTCCCATTGGCGCTCGTCGTGCGTGTTCATGGAGTCCTCCATGACACGCTGCATGAGCCGGTCCTCCTCCTCCGCTGTCATgcgaggaggtggaggtggtgacGGAGACGGGGAAGGCGGCGGCGTGGGCGTGAGGCCGCGGACCCGCGGACGCCCGCGCACCTCTCGACATGGCCGCCGCGGCCCCGACACCGTGCCGATGAAGTAGGACGCGCGGCGCGTGTCGTGCTCGTCCTAGAGCCATGTGTCCCAGAGCACGGAGTCGGGGGCGTACCTGTCGTCGTAGTACAGGTCgtcggggaggaggcggcggcggcgctcgatcTCATCGCGGCGCGCACGGTCGCCCATCAGCACCGGCGGGATCGGGACCCGGTCGGCGCTGAGGTGCCATCCGTTGGGGAGGCGGACGTCGCTCCACGGGACCGGCGTCCTCGTCTCCCAGTACCGCCGGCACACGTCCGCGCAGAGGTACTGCCGGACTTGCTCGCCAGCGGGCCTAGGGGCGATGGTGAAGGGGGCCGGCGCGGGGGCTCGACGGGAGGAGCGCGGCGGTGACGCGGGCTCCTCCTTCTTCACGGAGCCGCGGCGGCGGCCCGAGGAGGAGCCGGCCTCGCGGCCGCGCTTCCCCTTGCGGGCGTAGTTCCATAGCCACATGGCTGCTGCCGGCCGGCGAGTTCGAGGATGGGGAGTGGCTAGGGTTTGGGCGTGTCGGCTTTCGAGGGGGCAGAGAAGGACCGGAGTGGGAAGTGAGGACGACGACCGGTCCACGGGTCCCATTTAAGAAGGACGGCGACCGTTCGATGGCCGGATGACAGGTGGGGCCACCCGCCCGTGCGCATTGATGTTGGCAGATGGGAGGTAGGTGGCCGTCTGCCACGCGGCCCCGACGCGGACGAGCGCGCGTCCGTTTGCCGTCCGCCGCGACCCAAACAGGCGCAAGTTTgcgttcaaaatggatcagtccgGACACAAAACGGACAAGATGGGCTCGGACCGTCGCGCGCTCAGCCGCCTGATTTGTCTTTTTTATCTCAAACGGACGGGGCCGGACAAAATGAAGTCGCGCGGTGGAGTCGGCCTAAAAGAAACGTATGTACGGGGGCCTCCGGACATTCCATCCATCGGCCTACGTCGCAACGCCCCGGGCCGGGGGATTCGCTGGCGCCACAGTTCCGTCGCTCTCCGCTTGGTGAGAGCTCGTGGTTCCCCACCATTCGTGCGTGTGGGTTTTGCATCTCAAACCAACACCTCTGCGCGCGTGTCCCTGAATCAGATGGCTCACACGACCGTGCAATTTCTACTGTAGCATTGCACTACTTCCCTTGTACTACTACTATTTTCGTGCGTGCGTCGGCTTGGCTAACCCCGCCGGCCAGTCAAGTCGAGCGGGCCATTTGTTTGCGAACGGGCTCGAGGTACCTGAAGCCGTCAAATCGCCCGTCCTAGAATTCGAATCACGCCGAAATTGTCGAACCCCCGTCAGAGGCAAGGCAAACCAAGTAACGAACATCGGCAAttatcaacaacaacaacaaaaaagtaACGAACATTGGCATGCTGTATGCGTGCTCAGGGCCAGGCTTAATTAATTCAGTAGCTTCAGTGCGACTCTTTGTCCTAATTAACTCGACATAATCTCAACACACTGCTAGTCTGCATCATAACAAAACCCAAAGAAAGCGTCGATCGATGTCGTCACCCCGACGCATATCGATCATGTGTGCATTCCGTTCACAAGCTTGCTACTGGACCCCAGGCGGCCACGTCGCCCTCTTTTGAACACAAAAACTCTTTATTTTCCCCTCATACACGCCTCGCTAATACTTAGCTACCATGACAGCCTCCCAGCCTGTGGGGGCTAGTTAGTAGGTTGTTGCTAATTAGACATGCTCTGATGTTCCCGTGGGCACCACTTGGCCAGCAAGACACTGTACTGCTCGCCCACTCGCCCTTTGTTACTGTCCTCCAGCAATGATGGAACGGAAAAAATGTCCTAAATGCTCCATCCCGCCCAATGATTAGCTATGCAGATAGTACTGGAGTAGTAGTACTAACAAAAAACAATCGCAAAGAGGATAGACAATATTCCATTTGTTTAGGCCTCCATGATTGCTCGGGGAGGTATGCGTATGTGGGCATAGTGCTGCGCAGACTTGCAAGTAAGCTTAATCAATTGGTGTCTGTGGCTTTCCTTGCACAGAATGCATTCCCCTGATCGATCGATCGATCTCTTTCGATCCCTTCACATGTTTGTTCTTGGAGATCACAGATCCCTTGTGTGCCAAGGCGTGCACGGCATTCATTTGAGATGGCCGAAGACAGGCTAGCTGCACAGCTAGCCTGGCGCAAGTTGCAAACCCCTTCCTCTGTCCGTCCCTGCTATAAACTCAAACATGCTTTTGTGCAGTGCTCTTTCTTAATGAATAGTTCAAGCCATCGTAAGCCCGCCGTAGCCCCGTAAAAGATGCAAACGCGGTGCTTTCTTGCGAAATTCTTATGCGTATTCTTTATTGAGTACATTATAAATTATAATTAGCGAAATATGATGGAGATGGAGACGTATGCATGCGGCGAGTTCTAGCCTGGAGGGATGCCTTGatccatttctcggacaagtgcATGCGTAAAGAAAACCGCACTCACCAAGGAAATCAATGCAAGGTACGCGCAGCTTGTTGTGTTTCCATCAAAGAAAATTAAAAGGCACAGCTTGTACGACACAGGCAAGCAAATCGCTCTGCCAACCAAATCGTATATTCGTCACGACGCAAAATATATAAGTACTAGTAGCTCATATCCGCGAGCGACAGCGATCGGCGTGTGCGGCACGTTAATTTCCGCATGTCGTACTACGCCCCAGCTTGGGCTTGGGCTTGGCCAGCCCACGTTTTGCTTTCCGTCAGTATTTATGCGACGGATATCGACGGTTGGGGCCGGCCGGTCTCCGATCCGTCCGATGCCCGACCGCTAGCTACTGT
This sequence is a window from Aegilops tauschii subsp. strangulata cultivar AL8/78 chromosome 7, Aet v6.0, whole genome shotgun sequence. Protein-coding genes within it:
- the LOC141027252 gene encoding uncharacterized protein translates to MWLWNYARKGKRGREAGSSSGRRRGSVKKEEPASPPRSSRRAPAPAPFTIAPRPAGEQVRQYLCADVCRRYWETRTPVPWSDVRLPNGWHLSADRVPIPPVLMGDRARRDEIERRRRLLPDDLYYDDRYAPDSVLWDTWL